In one Inquilinus sp. Marseille-Q2685 genomic region, the following are encoded:
- a CDS encoding LacI family DNA-binding transcriptional regulator — protein MGIRELAKHLDISIGTVSRAFNGRGDVNPETRRRVLEAAAELGYSPNQSGRSLRQGSTRAIAFMLQAYSGPEPYGEPFFIGLFDGVQEVLARHGLDLIVLLNTPDGDHEAQLRRVVERRLADGILLPWTRRIDPRLDFLVQRRFPFAALGRSLSGGGHPWLDLDFSQAAETAVGRLAGFGHRRIALGNAGHDLMQGHVLLDGYRQALARHGIGFDEALVQAEEMTEAGGYRLVDALLQRGPPPTALFVVNERMVVGAYRRLNEAGLRPGREVAVIGGMIDSPFSRFLSPALTCFRLSLHDLGVRLAEALLATMPDHAGEYDGRLVQDLWPLELVPRESDRVMLGG, from the coding sequence TTGGGAATCCGCGAGCTCGCGAAGCATCTGGACATCTCGATCGGGACCGTCTCCCGCGCCTTCAACGGCCGAGGCGACGTCAATCCGGAGACACGGCGGCGCGTGCTGGAGGCGGCGGCGGAACTCGGCTATTCGCCGAACCAGTCGGGCCGCAGCCTGCGCCAGGGGTCGACGCGGGCGATCGCCTTCATGCTGCAGGCCTATAGCGGGCCGGAGCCCTATGGCGAGCCGTTCTTCATCGGCCTGTTCGACGGGGTGCAGGAGGTGCTGGCCCGGCACGGGCTCGACCTGATCGTGCTGCTGAACACGCCGGACGGCGACCACGAGGCGCAGCTGCGCCGGGTGGTGGAGCGGCGCCTGGCCGACGGCATCCTGCTGCCCTGGACCCGGCGGATCGACCCGCGGCTCGACTTCCTGGTCCAGCGCCGATTCCCTTTCGCGGCGCTGGGCCGCAGCCTGTCCGGCGGCGGCCATCCCTGGCTCGATCTCGATTTCAGCCAGGCGGCGGAGACCGCGGTCGGCCGGCTGGCCGGCTTCGGCCACCGCCGCATCGCCCTCGGCAATGCCGGGCACGACCTGATGCAGGGTCACGTGCTGCTGGACGGCTACCGCCAGGCCCTGGCCAGGCACGGCATCGGCTTCGACGAGGCGCTGGTGCAGGCGGAGGAAATGACCGAGGCCGGCGGCTACCGGCTGGTCGACGCGCTGCTGCAGCGCGGGCCGCCGCCCACCGCGCTGTTCGTGGTCAACGAGCGCATGGTGGTCGGCGCCTATCGCCGGCTGAACGAGGCCGGCCTCAGGCCCGGCCGGGAGGTCGCGGTGATCGGCGGCATGATCGACAGCCCGTTCAGCCGCTTCCTGTCGCCGGCCCTGACCTGCTTCCGCCTGTCGCTGCACGATCTCGGCGTGAGGCTGGCCGAGGCGCTGCTGGCGACCATGCCGGACCACGCCGGGGAGTATGACGGCCGCCTGGTCCAGGATCTCTGGCCGCTGGAGCTGGTGCCGCGCGAGAGCGACCGGGTGATGCTGGGCGGGTAG
- a CDS encoding Gfo/Idh/MocA family protein, with protein sequence MPSLPRRQSATERIANARTGLTARYRRHQYRKRLRRHNRTICRQSRSETQVRAVLAGCGAMSRAWLEAARQIEGLEVVGLADLDSERARGRAAEFELAGAEIGTDVPALLDRLQPDILFDVVVPDARRDVVLAGLARGCHVLSEKPMADSLDAARELVAAAKAAGRVHAVVQNRRYHPGIRRLQRAASGGLIGDITGVHCDFFVGPHFGGFREEMRHVLLLDMAIHTLDAARLVAGRRPLAVYCHESNPAGSWYAHGASAHAIFELEGGAVLTYRGSWCAEGLRTSWESQWRLAGTKGSLSWDGAEGFRAEVATDRRDGLFFEPATVEVPPLVSADRTGGHLGVIRDFVDAIRTGTEPETVGHQNFHSLAMVFGAIESARQGRRVAIQTIEEP encoded by the coding sequence ATGCCCTCCCTTCCGCGGCGACAGAGTGCAACCGAACGCATCGCCAATGCCAGAACCGGATTGACAGCCCGATATCGCCGACATCAATATCGTAAACGTTTACGGCGACACAATCGAACAATCTGCCGGCAGTCGAGGAGCGAAACCCAAGTGCGAGCTGTGCTTGCCGGATGCGGCGCCATGAGCCGGGCCTGGCTCGAAGCCGCCCGCCAGATCGAGGGGCTGGAGGTCGTCGGCCTGGCCGACCTGGACTCGGAGCGGGCACGGGGCCGCGCCGCCGAGTTCGAGCTGGCTGGCGCCGAGATCGGCACCGACGTCCCGGCCCTGCTGGACCGGCTGCAGCCCGACATCCTGTTCGACGTGGTGGTGCCGGACGCGCGCCGCGACGTGGTGCTGGCCGGCCTGGCCCGCGGCTGCCACGTGCTGAGCGAGAAGCCGATGGCCGACAGCCTGGACGCTGCGCGCGAGCTGGTGGCGGCGGCGAAGGCGGCCGGGCGGGTGCACGCGGTGGTGCAGAACCGGCGCTACCATCCTGGCATCCGCCGGCTGCAGCGGGCGGCATCCGGCGGCCTGATCGGCGACATCACCGGCGTGCATTGCGACTTCTTCGTCGGCCCGCATTTCGGCGGCTTCCGCGAGGAGATGCGGCATGTGCTGCTGCTGGACATGGCGATCCACACGCTGGACGCCGCCCGGCTGGTCGCCGGCCGCCGCCCCCTGGCCGTCTACTGCCACGAGAGCAACCCGGCCGGGTCCTGGTACGCCCACGGCGCCAGCGCCCATGCCATCTTCGAGCTGGAGGGCGGCGCCGTCCTGACCTATCGCGGCAGCTGGTGCGCCGAAGGTCTGCGCACGAGTTGGGAGAGCCAGTGGCGCCTGGCCGGCACCAAGGGCAGCCTGAGCTGGGACGGGGCCGAGGGCTTCCGCGCCGAGGTGGCGACCGACCGGCGCGACGGGCTGTTCTTCGAGCCCGCCACGGTCGAGGTGCCGCCCTTGGTTTCGGCCGACCGCACCGGCGGCCATCTCGGCGTCATCCGCGATTTCGTCGACGCGATCCGCACGGGCACCGAGCCGGAGACGGTCGGCCACCAGAACTTCCACAGCCTCGCCATGGTCTTCGGCGCGATCGAGAGCGCGCGCCAGGGCCGCCGCGTGGCCATCCAGACGATCGAGGAACCATGA
- a CDS encoding sugar phosphate isomerase/epimerase: MTSSTKPVRANHQDIRIGTMVRANGDDPAGYVRQIIAHGFESIEPFFWQTLGGKDIPRLAAEIREAIGDSGVTVGALGIFGNPLEDQAQDRETLAGWEALIDNAHLFGTDIVAGFTGRVRGRPLEESLPRFKEVFGRLAKRAADKGVRLAFENCPMEGSWKTGDWNIAHNPAAWELMFDALPDDNLGLEWEPCHQLYYLIDPVPQIRRWAPKIFHVHGKDATVRWDVVKEHGVHGKVPFAFHRTPGFGDTDWTRVITELRLGGFRGAIDIEGWHDPVYRDDLEMTGQVQGLRYLQRCRGGEFVANPQ, encoded by the coding sequence ATGACCAGCAGCACCAAGCCCGTCCGGGCCAACCACCAGGACATCCGCATCGGCACCATGGTGCGAGCCAATGGCGACGACCCGGCCGGCTATGTCCGCCAGATCATCGCCCACGGCTTCGAGAGCATCGAGCCGTTCTTCTGGCAGACGCTGGGCGGCAAGGACATTCCGCGCCTGGCCGCCGAGATCCGCGAGGCGATCGGCGACAGCGGCGTCACCGTCGGCGCGCTGGGCATCTTCGGCAACCCGCTGGAGGACCAGGCGCAGGACCGCGAGACCTTGGCTGGCTGGGAGGCGCTGATCGACAACGCCCATCTCTTCGGCACCGACATCGTCGCCGGCTTCACCGGCCGGGTGCGCGGCCGGCCGCTGGAGGAGAGCCTGCCGCGATTCAAGGAGGTGTTCGGCCGGCTGGCGAAGCGCGCCGCCGACAAGGGCGTGCGCCTGGCCTTCGAGAACTGCCCGATGGAGGGCAGCTGGAAGACCGGCGACTGGAACATCGCCCACAACCCGGCGGCCTGGGAGCTGATGTTCGACGCCCTGCCGGACGACAATCTCGGCCTGGAATGGGAGCCGTGCCACCAGCTCTACTACCTGATCGACCCGGTGCCGCAGATCCGGCGCTGGGCGCCGAAGATCTTCCACGTCCACGGCAAGGACGCGACCGTGCGCTGGGACGTGGTGAAGGAGCACGGCGTCCACGGCAAGGTCCCCTTCGCCTTCCACCGCACCCCCGGCTTCGGCGACACCGACTGGACCCGGGTGATCACCGAGCTGCGGCTGGGCGGCTTCAGGGGCGCGATCGACATCGAGGGCTGGCACGACCCGGTCTACCGCGACGACCTCGAGATGACCGGCCAGGTGCAGGGCTTGCGCTACCTGCAGCGCTGCCGCGGCGGGGAGTTCGTCGCCAACCCGCAATAG
- a CDS encoding sugar ABC transporter substrate-binding protein: MSRTLRLLLGTAALLASTLAQAEPVTLEVWTHDDEGEFTYVLAREFAAKHPDIKVNIKHVNFADVVNDSMRAYAAGSAPDVIGIDNPETAMFAARGVLLDLTPYVEQSQVIKADAFYPGPRNSSTWDGKLYAIPRASNTLALYYNADMFKAAGLDPDKPPQTWDELYQTAKKLTDPSKNVYGLAFSAIGTEEGTFQFLPFIQSAGADYDSVGSDGAVRALEFWQKLLDEKLASPDTLIRSQHDSSGTFNAGSAAMVISGPWELPFMAKEAKFDYRVALFPVEKEGSPRASALGDFNNVIFKTSKHPKEAFMLLEYIYSQNHRIWNEFGLLPPVQNAKADSPQWPQAYAVFTEQMQYARPRGPTPDWPKISKAIQTAIQSTLTHQTDAKAALATAQSTIDRVLKK, encoded by the coding sequence ATGTCCAGGACCCTGCGACTCTTGTTGGGAACCGCCGCCCTTCTCGCCTCCACCCTGGCCCAGGCCGAGCCGGTGACGCTGGAGGTCTGGACCCATGACGACGAGGGCGAGTTCACCTATGTGCTGGCCAGGGAGTTCGCGGCCAAGCACCCCGACATCAAGGTCAACATCAAGCACGTCAACTTCGCCGATGTGGTGAACGACTCGATGCGCGCCTACGCCGCCGGTTCGGCGCCGGACGTGATCGGCATCGACAACCCCGAGACCGCGATGTTCGCGGCGCGCGGCGTGCTGCTGGACCTGACGCCCTATGTCGAGCAGTCGCAGGTGATCAAGGCCGACGCCTTCTATCCCGGCCCGCGCAACTCCTCGACCTGGGACGGCAAGCTCTACGCCATCCCACGCGCCTCCAACACCCTCGCCCTCTATTACAACGCCGACATGTTCAAGGCGGCGGGCCTCGACCCTGACAAGCCGCCGCAGACCTGGGACGAGCTGTACCAGACGGCAAAGAAGCTGACCGACCCGAGCAAGAACGTCTACGGCCTCGCCTTCTCCGCCATCGGCACCGAGGAGGGCACCTTCCAGTTCCTGCCCTTCATCCAGAGTGCCGGCGCCGATTACGACAGCGTCGGGTCGGACGGTGCGGTGCGGGCGCTGGAATTCTGGCAGAAGCTGCTGGACGAGAAGCTGGCCTCGCCCGACACGCTGATCCGCAGCCAGCACGATTCGTCCGGCACCTTCAACGCCGGCAGCGCCGCCATGGTCATCTCCGGCCCCTGGGAGCTGCCGTTCATGGCCAAGGAGGCCAAGTTCGACTATCGCGTCGCGCTGTTCCCGGTGGAGAAGGAGGGCAGCCCGCGCGCCTCCGCCCTCGGCGACTTCAACAACGTGATCTTCAAGACCTCCAAGCACCCGAAGGAGGCGTTCATGCTGCTGGAGTACATCTACTCGCAGAACCACCGGATCTGGAACGAGTTCGGCCTGCTGCCGCCGGTCCAGAACGCCAAGGCCGACTCGCCGCAATGGCCGCAGGCCTATGCCGTGTTCACCGAGCAGATGCAGTACGCCCGGCCGCGCGGCCCGACCCCGGACTGGCCGAAGATCTCGAAGGCGATCCAGACCGCCATCCAGTCGACGCTGACCCACCAGACCGACGCCAAAGCCGCGCTCGCCACCGCCCAGTCGACGATCGACCGCGTGCTGAAGAAGTGA
- a CDS encoding carbohydrate ABC transporter permease produces MTSAQIRQSMTDRSVNSRPVLARLPLFRTLRDGSGFDVALVLCAVGYLLVFAAFPLVYTLVMSLQQVDMFSLASFDRPFVGLDNYRDVFTRPEALQILKNTVLFVVLSITFQLSIGFGLALFFQQSFPGATYIRGVFLAGWIMPALVVGAIWKWIFAGDFGVLNYALTSLGLTGGKIFWLSDPDVALFAVIIANIWLGIPFNMILLSVGLAAIPRDLYEAAQIDGARAGRRFFYITLPMMRSTLGAVIALGIIFTLQQFDLIAALTKGGPANASNVAQYWSWQMSFETYEISAGSVVAVLMIALVILVAALYVRSTEREHAA; encoded by the coding sequence ATGACGAGTGCCCAGATCCGCCAATCGATGACCGATCGTTCGGTGAATTCCCGTCCGGTCCTTGCCCGCCTCCCGCTGTTTCGCACCCTGCGGGACGGCAGCGGCTTCGACGTCGCGCTGGTGCTGTGCGCGGTCGGCTACCTGCTGGTCTTCGCCGCCTTCCCGCTGGTCTACACGCTGGTGATGTCGCTGCAGCAGGTCGACATGTTCTCGCTGGCCTCCTTCGACCGGCCTTTCGTCGGGCTGGACAACTACCGCGACGTGTTCACGCGGCCGGAGGCGCTGCAGATCCTGAAGAACACCGTCCTGTTCGTCGTGCTGTCGATCACCTTCCAGCTGAGCATCGGCTTCGGCCTGGCGCTGTTCTTCCAGCAATCATTCCCGGGCGCGACCTATATCCGCGGCGTGTTCCTGGCCGGCTGGATCATGCCGGCGCTGGTGGTCGGCGCGATCTGGAAATGGATCTTCGCCGGCGATTTCGGCGTGCTGAACTACGCCCTGACCAGCCTGGGGCTGACCGGCGGCAAGATCTTCTGGTTGTCGGACCCGGACGTCGCCCTGTTCGCCGTGATCATCGCCAACATCTGGCTGGGCATCCCGTTCAACATGATCCTGCTGTCGGTCGGCCTCGCGGCGATCCCGCGCGACCTGTACGAGGCGGCGCAGATCGACGGCGCCCGGGCGGGCCGGCGCTTCTTCTACATCACCCTGCCGATGATGCGGTCGACGCTGGGCGCCGTCATCGCGCTCGGCATCATCTTCACGCTGCAGCAGTTCGACCTGATCGCGGCCCTGACCAAGGGCGGCCCGGCCAATGCGTCGAACGTCGCGCAGTACTGGTCCTGGCAGATGTCGTTCGAGACCTACGAGATCTCGGCCGGCAGCGTCGTCGCCGTGCTGATGATCGCGCTGGTGATCCTGGTCGCGGCGCTCTATGTCCGCTCGACCGAACGGGAGCACGCGGCATGA
- a CDS encoding carbohydrate ABC transporter permease has translation MRTGSIKPFVLLGLALVFAAIYLFPLYWMYVTAFKSGGEIFAFPPSFWPTDPQWQFGRIFAEHAMDRYLWNSLLIAMGTTALATLIGTGAAYALSRHRNAWTAVALFLVLMLQVLPPSLMVTPIFVAFSQVGLLETPRAAVVLAQTAKVLPLYIVLCRSTFLQVPRELEDAARVDGASRIGAFLRIMIPLARNGILVVSVLIFLQSFGEYVYSRSLIAAENLQTATVGLSSFMGPNTNDWGGTMTYAAIYVTPILVVFALLQRRIVSGLTAGALK, from the coding sequence ATGAGGACGGGATCGATCAAACCCTTCGTCCTGCTCGGCCTGGCCCTGGTCTTCGCCGCGATCTACCTGTTCCCGCTGTACTGGATGTATGTGACGGCGTTCAAGTCCGGCGGCGAGATCTTCGCCTTCCCGCCGAGCTTCTGGCCGACCGACCCGCAATGGCAGTTCGGCCGGATCTTCGCCGAGCACGCGATGGACCGGTACCTCTGGAACTCGCTGCTGATCGCGATGGGCACCACGGCGCTGGCGACGCTGATCGGCACCGGCGCCGCCTATGCCCTGTCGCGCCACCGCAATGCCTGGACCGCGGTGGCGCTGTTCCTGGTGCTGATGCTGCAGGTTCTGCCGCCGTCGCTGATGGTGACGCCGATCTTCGTCGCCTTCAGCCAGGTGGGACTGCTGGAGACGCCCCGCGCGGCCGTGGTGCTGGCCCAGACCGCCAAGGTGCTGCCGCTCTACATCGTGCTGTGCCGGTCGACCTTCCTGCAGGTGCCGCGCGAGCTGGAGGATGCGGCGCGGGTGGACGGCGCCTCGCGCATCGGCGCCTTCCTGCGGATCATGATCCCCCTCGCCCGCAACGGCATCCTGGTGGTGTCGGTGCTGATCTTCCTGCAGTCCTTCGGCGAATACGTGTATTCGCGCTCGCTGATCGCGGCGGAAAACCTGCAGACCGCGACGGTCGGCCTGTCCTCCTTCATGGGCCCGAACACCAACGACTGGGGCGGGACCATGACCTATGCCGCGATCTACGTGACCCCGATCCTGGTCGTCTTCGCCCTGCTGCAGCGCCGGATCGTCAGTGGGCTGACGGCCGGGGCGCTGAAGTAA
- a CDS encoding tripartite tricarboxylate transporter permease: MTDLLQAFELVLDPYVLAVIAGSAVYGMLVGAIPGLTATMATALLIPVTFFMPPIPAVAAIVTATAMAIFSGDIPGCLLRMPGTPASAAYTDEAYAMTRSGRAETALGAGLFFSALGGLFGTAVLIVAAPALADFALNFSSFEYFWLVLLGLSCAVFISGAQVTKGIAALLLGLFISCIGLQNPAGVPRFTFGSVDLMGGINAINVMVGLFAVSEVMRAVLAVRQPVEVARRPTGNVLAGQVKLLMTYPLGFLRGSVLGTIVGILPGAGADIAAWMSYAVSKRFSKTPEKFGTGHVEGIIESGSANNSALAGAWVPALVFGIPGDSITAIAIGVLYLKGLNPGPTLFIEQAPQMYAIFLIFILANIVMIPLGLATIRAARQILLLPRSLLSPTILMFCIVGAFAIENSLLGVLVILVFGVIGFVMEENGFPVAPLILGLILGPMLEDHFFTSMIKADGNLLAFFERPIAGTLGALAVAIWALVLLAGLRRAVTSAPRPSAH, from the coding sequence ATGACAGACCTGTTGCAGGCTTTCGAGCTCGTGCTCGATCCCTATGTCCTGGCGGTGATCGCCGGGTCGGCCGTCTACGGCATGCTGGTAGGGGCCATCCCGGGACTGACCGCGACCATGGCGACGGCGCTGCTGATCCCGGTCACCTTCTTCATGCCGCCTATCCCGGCGGTGGCGGCGATCGTCACCGCCACGGCGATGGCGATCTTCTCCGGCGACATCCCGGGCTGCCTGCTGCGCATGCCCGGCACCCCGGCCTCGGCCGCCTATACCGACGAAGCCTACGCCATGACCCGCAGCGGGCGGGCGGAGACGGCGCTCGGCGCCGGGCTGTTCTTCTCCGCGCTCGGCGGGCTGTTCGGCACGGCGGTGCTGATCGTGGCGGCGCCGGCCCTGGCCGATTTCGCGCTGAACTTCAGCTCCTTCGAGTATTTCTGGCTGGTGCTGCTGGGCCTGTCCTGCGCCGTCTTCATCTCCGGCGCCCAGGTGACGAAGGGCATCGCGGCGCTGCTGCTCGGCCTCTTCATCTCCTGCATCGGGCTGCAGAACCCGGCCGGCGTGCCGCGCTTCACCTTCGGCAGCGTCGACCTGATGGGCGGTATCAACGCCATCAATGTCATGGTCGGCCTGTTCGCCGTGTCCGAGGTGATGCGCGCCGTCCTGGCCGTGCGCCAGCCGGTCGAGGTGGCGCGCCGGCCCACGGGCAACGTCCTGGCCGGCCAGGTGAAGCTGCTGATGACATATCCGCTCGGCTTCCTGCGCGGCAGCGTGCTCGGCACCATCGTCGGCATCCTGCCGGGCGCGGGGGCCGACATCGCCGCCTGGATGTCCTATGCCGTGTCCAAGCGCTTCTCGAAGACGCCGGAGAAGTTCGGCACCGGCCATGTCGAGGGCATCATCGAAAGCGGCTCGGCCAACAACTCGGCCCTGGCCGGCGCATGGGTGCCGGCGCTGGTCTTCGGCATTCCCGGGGATTCGATCACCGCGATCGCCATCGGCGTCCTCTACCTGAAGGGGCTGAATCCGGGGCCGACCCTGTTCATCGAGCAGGCGCCGCAGATGTACGCCATCTTCCTGATCTTCATCCTGGCGAACATCGTGATGATCCCGCTCGGCCTCGCCACCATCCGGGCGGCACGGCAGATCCTGCTGCTGCCGCGCAGCCTGCTGAGCCCGACGATCCTGATGTTCTGCATCGTCGGCGCCTTCGCGATCGAGAACTCGCTGCTCGGCGTGCTGGTGATCCTGGTGTTCGGCGTGATCGGCTTCGTGATGGAGGAGAACGGATTCCCGGTGGCGCCGCTGATCCTGGGCCTGATCCTCGGGCCGATGCTCGAGGACCACTTCTTCACCTCGATGATCAAGGCCGACGGCAACCTGCTGGCCTTCTTCGAGCGGCCGATCGCCGGCACGCTCGGGGCGCTGGCGGTGGCGATCTGGGCGCTGGTCCTGCTGGCCGGACTCCGTCGCGCCGTTACTTCAGCGCCCCGGCCGTCAGCCCACTGA
- a CDS encoding tripartite tricarboxylate transporter TctB family protein — protein MRFNDAIFGAVLLLAGIAIAWAAAGHPPMPGQAFGAGSFPLVIGVALAVTALPLILSGLRQRSPALSLSDWARSPRCWRDLALTLAAPAVYILAADQIGFVPTAFVLLLALAATLGARLVTAAAFAAVMAVGLYLGFAQGLRVPLPRGWLGLLLG, from the coding sequence GTGCGCTTCAACGACGCGATCTTCGGTGCCGTCCTGCTGCTGGCCGGCATCGCCATCGCCTGGGCCGCGGCCGGGCATCCGCCCATGCCGGGCCAGGCCTTCGGGGCGGGGTCGTTCCCGCTCGTCATCGGCGTGGCGCTGGCGGTCACCGCGCTGCCGCTGATCCTGTCCGGGCTGCGCCAGCGCAGCCCGGCGCTCAGCCTCAGCGACTGGGCGCGCTCGCCGCGCTGCTGGCGCGACCTGGCCCTGACCCTTGCGGCGCCGGCCGTCTACATCCTGGCGGCCGACCAGATCGGCTTCGTGCCGACCGCCTTCGTTCTCCTGCTGGCGCTGGCAGCGACGCTCGGCGCCCGGCTCGTGACCGCGGCGGCATTCGCCGCGGTGATGGCCGTCGGCCTCTATCTCGGCTTCGCCCAGGGGCTGCGGGTGCCGCTGCCCCGGGGCTGGCTCGGCCTGCTCCTGGGGTGA
- a CDS encoding tripartite tricarboxylate transporter substrate binding protein, with protein sequence MLKTVIAGLAGVVLAAVAAPAAQAEWPERPITYIVPWAAGGGTDAVSRILASFLEKELGQPVNVVNRTGGSGVVGHTAIATAAADGYTIGTLTVEINMMHWQGLTDLTWESYTPLALINADPAAIEVAADSPHGDLKALLEAAKANPGKLKASGTGQGGIWHLALAGMLRDAGLDPAAVTWVPSQGAAPGLQDLVAGGVDLTPVSLPEARSLIDAGKVRALAIMDAEPSSLYPDVPTLKSVTGSGWTMGAWRGVGGPKGMPEDVTKKLTEIIGKIVQSAEYQEMVKSRGFGTKVALGGEFAAYMKTSNDALGEVMKATGLAKQ encoded by the coding sequence ATGCTCAAGACCGTGATCGCCGGCCTCGCCGGCGTCGTGCTGGCCGCCGTCGCGGCGCCCGCCGCCCAGGCCGAATGGCCGGAGCGGCCGATCACCTACATCGTGCCCTGGGCGGCCGGCGGCGGCACCGACGCCGTCTCCCGCATCCTCGCCTCGTTCCTGGAGAAGGAGCTGGGACAGCCGGTCAATGTCGTGAACCGCACCGGCGGCAGCGGCGTGGTCGGCCACACCGCGATCGCGACCGCCGCGGCCGACGGCTATACCATCGGCACGCTGACGGTCGAGATCAACATGATGCACTGGCAGGGCCTGACCGACCTGACCTGGGAGAGCTACACGCCGCTGGCGCTGATCAACGCCGACCCGGCGGCGATCGAGGTGGCGGCCGACTCTCCGCATGGCGACCTCAAGGCGCTGCTGGAGGCGGCCAAGGCCAATCCCGGCAAGCTCAAGGCTTCCGGCACCGGGCAGGGCGGCATCTGGCACCTGGCTCTGGCCGGCATGCTGCGCGACGCCGGACTCGATCCTGCGGCGGTGACCTGGGTGCCCAGCCAGGGGGCGGCGCCGGGGCTGCAGGACCTCGTCGCCGGCGGCGTCGACCTGACCCCGGTGTCGCTGCCGGAGGCGCGCTCGCTGATCGACGCCGGCAAGGTCAGGGCGCTGGCGATCATGGATGCGGAGCCGAGCTCGCTCTATCCGGACGTGCCGACGCTGAAGAGCGTGACCGGCAGCGGCTGGACCATGGGCGCCTGGCGCGGCGTCGGCGGGCCCAAGGGCATGCCGGAGGACGTGACGAAGAAGCTGACCGAGATCATCGGCAAGATCGTCCAGAGCGCCGAGTACCAGGAGATGGTGAAGTCCCGCGGCTTCGGCACCAAGGTGGCGCTGGGCGGCGAGTTCGCGGCCTATATGAAGACCTCGAACGACGCCCTCGGCGAGGTGATGAAGGCCACCGGCCTCGCCAAGCAGTAG